From one Lycium ferocissimum isolate CSIRO_LF1 chromosome 5, AGI_CSIRO_Lferr_CH_V1, whole genome shotgun sequence genomic stretch:
- the LOC132055592 gene encoding mRNA cap guanine-N7 methyltransferase 1 isoform X1 has protein sequence MKRSYSESPSSSSLGPPQSKFKHNPEGDTNFLEDESTKIFARKVADHYSARTNQTLEEREASPIIHLKKLNNWIKSVLIQLYAKRGDAVLDLACGKGGDLIKWDKANVGYYVGIDIANGSIEDCRTRYNGEADHHQRRKKFSFPARLFCGDCYEVRLDRVLAGDAPFDVCSCQFAMHYSWSTEARARRALANVSALLRPGGIFIGTMPDANVIVKKYREADGLAFGNSVYWIKFDEEFSEKKFKSSNPFGIKYKFHLEDAVDCPEWIVPFHVFKAMAEEYDFELVFVKNNHVFVEEYMKKPEFVELMRRLGALGDGNQDQSTLSPDEWEVAYLYLAFVLRKRGQPDQTQRKPRRDKGKMHLTKDDIENVNGAV, from the exons ATGAAGCGAAGTTACTCAGAGTCTCCATCTTCAAGTTCTCTTGGACCTCCTCAATCCAAATTTAAGCACAACCCTGAAG GCGACACTAATTTTCTGGAAGATGAGAGTACAAAAATCTTTGCCAGGAAGGTGGCTGATCATTACAGCGCGAGGACCAACCAAACTCTTGAAGAGCGCGAAGCAAGTCCTATTATTCATTTAAAGAAACTTAACAATTGG ATCAAGAGTGTCTTGATTCAACTCTATGCCAAAAGAGGAGATGCAGTTCTTGATCTTGCTTGCGGGAAG GGTGGTGATCTCATTAAATGGGATAAAGCAAATGTTGGATATTATGTTGGTATTGATATTGCCAATGGTTCG ATAGAAGACTGCAGAACTCGTTACAATGGTGAGGCAGATCACCATCAGCGCCGCAAAAAGTTCTCATTTCCTGCCAGACTTTTCTGTGGAGATTGTTATGAG GTTCGATTGGATAGGGTTTTAGCAGGTGATGCACCTTTTGATGTTTGTAGCTGTCAG TTTGCTATGCATTATTCGTGGTCTACTGAGGCACGTGCACGTCGTGCGCTGGCCAATGTGTCAGCTTTACTCCGACCTGGAGGAATATTTATTGGAACAATGCCAGATGCCAATGTCATTGTCAAGAAGTATAGAGAAG CTGACGGGCTAGCCTTTGGTAATAGTGTTTATTGGATAAAGTTTGATGAAGAATTTTCAGAGAAG AAATTTAAATCTTCAAATCCTTTTGGAATCAAATACAAGTTCCATCTGGAG GATGCTGTTGACTGTCCCGAGTGGATTGTTCCTTTCCATGTCTTCAAGGCAATGGCAGAAGAG TATGACTTCGAGCTTGTTTTTGTGAAGAATAACCACGTATTTGTGGaagaatacatgaagaaaccaGAGTTCGTTGAGCTTATGAGGAGGCTCGGTGCATTAGGTGATGGGAACCAAGACCAAA GTACTCTATCACCAGATGAATGGGAGGTAGCCTACCTTTATTTGGCATTTGTTCTAAGGAAG CGAGGCCAACCAGATCAAACACAAAGAAAACCTAGACGAGACAAAGGCAAGATGCATTTGACAAAAGACGATATCGAGAATGTTAACGGTGCAGTATAG
- the LOC132055592 gene encoding mRNA cap guanine-N7 methyltransferase 1 isoform X2: MKRSYSESPSSSSLGPPQSKFKHNPEGDTNFLEDESTKIFARKVADHYSARTNQTLEEREASPIIHLKKLNNWIKSVLIQLYAKRGDAVLDLACGKIEDCRTRYNGEADHHQRRKKFSFPARLFCGDCYEVRLDRVLAGDAPFDVCSCQFAMHYSWSTEARARRALANVSALLRPGGIFIGTMPDANVIVKKYREADGLAFGNSVYWIKFDEEFSEKKFKSSNPFGIKYKFHLEDAVDCPEWIVPFHVFKAMAEEYDFELVFVKNNHVFVEEYMKKPEFVELMRRLGALGDGNQDQSTLSPDEWEVAYLYLAFVLRKRGQPDQTQRKPRRDKGKMHLTKDDIENVNGAV; encoded by the exons ATGAAGCGAAGTTACTCAGAGTCTCCATCTTCAAGTTCTCTTGGACCTCCTCAATCCAAATTTAAGCACAACCCTGAAG GCGACACTAATTTTCTGGAAGATGAGAGTACAAAAATCTTTGCCAGGAAGGTGGCTGATCATTACAGCGCGAGGACCAACCAAACTCTTGAAGAGCGCGAAGCAAGTCCTATTATTCATTTAAAGAAACTTAACAATTGG ATCAAGAGTGTCTTGATTCAACTCTATGCCAAAAGAGGAGATGCAGTTCTTGATCTTGCTTGCGGGAAG ATAGAAGACTGCAGAACTCGTTACAATGGTGAGGCAGATCACCATCAGCGCCGCAAAAAGTTCTCATTTCCTGCCAGACTTTTCTGTGGAGATTGTTATGAG GTTCGATTGGATAGGGTTTTAGCAGGTGATGCACCTTTTGATGTTTGTAGCTGTCAG TTTGCTATGCATTATTCGTGGTCTACTGAGGCACGTGCACGTCGTGCGCTGGCCAATGTGTCAGCTTTACTCCGACCTGGAGGAATATTTATTGGAACAATGCCAGATGCCAATGTCATTGTCAAGAAGTATAGAGAAG CTGACGGGCTAGCCTTTGGTAATAGTGTTTATTGGATAAAGTTTGATGAAGAATTTTCAGAGAAG AAATTTAAATCTTCAAATCCTTTTGGAATCAAATACAAGTTCCATCTGGAG GATGCTGTTGACTGTCCCGAGTGGATTGTTCCTTTCCATGTCTTCAAGGCAATGGCAGAAGAG TATGACTTCGAGCTTGTTTTTGTGAAGAATAACCACGTATTTGTGGaagaatacatgaagaaaccaGAGTTCGTTGAGCTTATGAGGAGGCTCGGTGCATTAGGTGATGGGAACCAAGACCAAA GTACTCTATCACCAGATGAATGGGAGGTAGCCTACCTTTATTTGGCATTTGTTCTAAGGAAG CGAGGCCAACCAGATCAAACACAAAGAAAACCTAGACGAGACAAAGGCAAGATGCATTTGACAAAAGACGATATCGAGAATGTTAACGGTGCAGTATAG
- the LOC132055593 gene encoding magnesium protoporphyrin IX methyltransferase, chloroplastic, with protein MAFSSPLFSPVNFTLNPQIHHTKPNNTRRNFTISALPPLSTVTTDISTLDSTTLAVLGGSSVAALAAILSLADPERRRQLQAEEVGGGDKEVVREYFNNNGFQRWKKIYGDTDDVNKVQMDIRLGHSKTVENVMKMLTEEGSLQGVTVCDAGCGTGCLSIPLAKEGAVVSASDISASMVAEAQTQAQEELFKAKDDQSPAPVMPKFEVKDLESLDGKYDTVVCLDVMIHYPQSKADGMISHLASLAENRLIISFAPKTFYYDLLKRIGELFPGPSKATRAYLHAEADVERALQKAGWKIRKRGLIATQFYFAKLIEAVPA; from the exons ATGGCTTTCTCTTCCCCACTCTTCTCTCCCGTTAACTTCACCTTAAACCCCCAAATCCATCACACTAAACCAAACAACACTCGCCGTAACTTCACCATCTCTGCCCTCCCCCCACTCTCCACCGTCACCACCGACATCTCCACCTTAGACAGCACAACACTCGCCGTACTCGGCGGCAGTTCTGTGGCAGCACTCGCCGCAATCCTCTCACTAGCCGACCCCGAGAGGCGGCGACAGCTGCAAGCAGAGGAAGTAGGGGGCGGTGATAAGGAAGTAGTGAGAGAGTATTTTAATAATAATGGGTTTCAGAGATGGAAGAAGATATACGGTGATACTGATGATGTTAATAAAGTGCAAATGGATATTAGATTGGGACATTCTAAAACTGTTGAGAATGTTATGAAAATGTTGACTGAAGAAGGATCGTTACAGGGTGTTACTGTATGTGATGCTGGTTGTGGGACCGGGTGTTTGTCGATTCCGTTAGCTAAAGAAGGTGCTGTTGTATCAGCTAGTGATATTTCTGCCTCCATGGTCGCTGAAGCCCAAACACAG gCACAAGAGGAGTTGTTCAAGGCTAAGGATGACCAGTCCCCAGCACCAGTAATGCCAAAATTTGAAGTGAAGGACTTGGAGAGTTTGGATGGGAAGTATGACACTGTGGTCTGCTTAGATGTTATGATACATTACCCACAAAGTAAGGCTGATGGTATGATTTCTCATCTTGCGTCATTGGCTGAGAATCGTTTGATCATTAGCTTCGCCCCGAAGACATTCTATTATGATTTGTTAAAAAGAATCGGAGAGTTGTTCCCTGGACCTTCAAAGGCTACACGAGCATATCTACATGCAGAGGCTGATGTGGAGAGGGCACTGCAAAAAGCTGGGTGGAAGATAAGGAAGAGAGGCTTGATTGCCACACAATTTTACTTTGCAAAGCTTATTGAGGCTGTCCCTGCTTAG
- the LOC132055204 gene encoding trihelix transcription factor ASR3-like, whose translation MTLGSTEMNENTTPLADGQQKPTEDNICKTPRHSRWTRQETLVLIQGKKVAEERAHRGRKSTSIFGSDKAEPKWDSVSSYCRQHGADRGSVQCRKRWSNMISDFKKIKAWESQANGSSESYWNMSNDLRREKRLPGSFDREVYDVLDGKKVTEEAYQLALVTITTDDKYDYGIETVEEQEEEEEEEKEEEEDDDVSHTGEYIMADDVLHPAMEEIGSNPMKERVVKDKKAKSIPSPTPISGTAEGEQPGSDFWNSPVFQSGVKRRRQSSDGCIDSSLGYKLLKTLEQNASMLHAQLDAQMENRQLDREQQKEQTNSLIAALNKVADAVARVADKI comes from the exons ATGACATTAGGCTCAACAGAGATGAATGAAAACACCACACCATTAGCTGATGGACAGCAAAAACCTACAGAAGACAACATATGTAAAACACCAAGACACTCGCGGTGGACCAGGCAAGAAACACTTGTTCTCATACAAGGAAAAAAGGTTGCAGAGGAAAGAGCTCATAGGGGGCGTAAATCCACTTCTATTTTCGGTTCAGACAAGGCAGAACCCAAATGGGATTCAGTCTCCTCTTACTGCAGACAACATGGAGCAGACAGAGGATCTGTTCAATGCAGAAAACGTTGGAGCAACATGATCAGTgacttcaagaaaattaaagcaTGGGAATCACAGGCAAATGGAAGCAGCGAATCTTATTGGAATATGAGTAACGATCTAAGGCGAGAGAAAAGGCTACCAGGTTCTTTTGATAGAGAAGTTTATGATGTCTTGGATGGGAAGAAAGTCACAGAAGAAGCATACCAATTAGCTCTGGTAACTATAACCAcagatgataaatatgactATGGGATAGAAACAGTCGAAGAacaggaagaggaagaggaagaggaaaaggaagaggaagaggatgACGATGTTTCTCATACAGGGGAATATATCATGGCAGATGATGTTCTGCATCCAGCCATGGAGGAAATTGGAAGCAACCCAATGAAGGAACGTGTAGTAAAAGATAAAAAAGCTAAGTCCATTCCCTCTCCAACGCCTATATCAG GTACAGCCGAAGGAGAACAGCCTGGATCAGATTTCTGGAATAGCCCCGTGTTTCAGAGCGGAGTGAAGAGAAGAAGACAATCATCAGATGGTTGTATTGATAGTAGTCTGGGATATAAGCTGCTGAAAACTCTGGAGCAAAACGCCAGTATGCTTCATGCACAACTTGATGCTCAAATGGAAAATCGTCAACTGGATAGGGAGCAGCAGAAGGAACAGACTAATAGTTTAATTGCTGCTCTTAACAAGGTAGCTGATGCAGTAGCAAGAGTTGCTGATAAGATTTAA